A single Fodinibius saliphilus DNA region contains:
- a CDS encoding S41 family peptidase, translating to MKKLSILFLLLTFFCSIHLHAQNDEPFARFPTISPDGSTIAFSYQGDIWTVPVEGGRAWRLTLHEAYEARPQWNYDGTQIAFTSDRHGNDDIFVMDDNGNALKRLTYHSTADELTGWTPGNSLIFTSNRVFNQVEWEAEIHTVSAEGGTPERFFDAFGMMATMSPDGRYLVFIRGYNKEYRKRYRGPANKDLWVYDTKTDSYQQLTDFKGNDMYPTFADNNTLYFISERSGTHNIYRTKFTSNGTFGSSPQQLTDFEGDGVRYFDVSNDGKVVFERKTGLYTLINGTAAPLPLDVSQDQRFYNIERKSYSADAEEFAVSPSGDWLAFVIEGEIFVKHNDPTKKRSIKVTNHPFRDRDVAFLNDSTLIFSSDRNGQYDLYSLMPAQKDKNDLFESLQFSVNRLTATETSERNPVVSPDGKKVAFNRGRGQLIVSEVSGRSDLGEETTLLDTGWAEASSIAWSPDNKWLAYSRPNLDFNHEVYIHPVDNSREPVNVSKHPRPDGYPVWSPDGSKLAFLSNRNNGDDDVWFAWLNKRDWQRTELDWEKSQKPIEVTEEEAKNVTVNIDFDGLYKRLKQVTSMPGDESGVAISKDGQTFYFVGNDTDRDLYKTKWDASETKALTEGGQSPYRLRLHDEKNALYFMKSGGFMGRYDLKKDKLENLPHTAKMKVNHKKQRDQIFEEAWRNLNVNFYDPDFHGQNWGKIHDHYKPWTQQVSSDRDFEDVMNMMLGELNASHMGFYGSERAETQDIRTGLLGVEVSDVANGTRVDRIVPNSPADREMSKLHTGDIITSVDGESVAEANNFYSLLADKVDTPTLLQVINSEGEQREIVIEPTGSLSNELYEQWVEKRKALTEKYSDGQLGYIHVEGMNWPSFERFERELVAAGEDKKGIVIDVRYNGGGWTTDYLLTVLQYEQHAYTIPRGATSNLEKNKTKFRDHYPFGERLPLSSWTEHAITLSNQNSYSNAEIFSHAFKNLDLGTLVGEATFGAVISTGGAGLMGGSYVRIPFRGWYVKANNKNMELGPAVPDIELDNAPDYRTKEDAQLKRAVDELLQQIEDAK from the coding sequence ATGAAAAAACTGTCTATACTGTTCCTGCTTTTAACATTTTTTTGTTCTATACATCTACATGCACAAAACGATGAGCCCTTTGCTCGATTCCCGACCATAAGCCCTGATGGCTCTACTATTGCTTTCTCGTACCAAGGTGATATTTGGACTGTTCCTGTCGAAGGGGGCCGGGCATGGCGACTTACGCTCCACGAAGCATATGAAGCACGTCCGCAGTGGAATTATGACGGTACCCAAATTGCATTTACAAGTGACCGCCATGGCAACGATGATATTTTTGTGATGGATGACAATGGCAATGCCCTTAAAAGACTCACTTATCATTCAACTGCCGATGAACTTACCGGCTGGACACCTGGCAACAGTCTTATCTTCACTTCGAACCGAGTATTTAATCAAGTAGAGTGGGAAGCTGAAATCCATACCGTTTCTGCTGAAGGCGGAACACCCGAACGTTTCTTTGATGCCTTCGGAATGATGGCGACGATGTCCCCCGACGGGCGCTATCTTGTTTTTATTCGAGGGTATAATAAGGAATACCGCAAACGCTACCGTGGGCCTGCCAATAAAGATTTATGGGTATATGACACTAAAACCGATTCCTATCAGCAGTTAACAGACTTTAAAGGCAACGACATGTACCCCACCTTTGCCGATAACAACACGCTCTATTTTATTAGTGAACGCAGCGGTACCCATAATATCTACCGCACAAAGTTTACCTCTAATGGCACCTTTGGGAGTAGCCCCCAACAGCTTACCGATTTTGAAGGTGATGGGGTACGCTATTTTGATGTCAGCAATGATGGCAAGGTCGTTTTTGAACGAAAAACGGGGCTCTATACGCTTATCAACGGCACAGCGGCTCCTTTACCTCTAGATGTATCCCAAGATCAGCGGTTTTATAATATAGAGCGAAAATCTTACTCTGCTGATGCCGAAGAGTTTGCAGTATCTCCCAGTGGTGATTGGCTAGCCTTTGTTATTGAAGGAGAGATCTTTGTAAAGCATAACGATCCTACTAAAAAACGGTCTATTAAAGTTACGAATCACCCATTTCGGGATCGCGATGTTGCCTTCCTTAATGATTCTACCCTAATCTTTTCCAGTGACCGCAACGGACAGTATGATCTTTACTCTCTCATGCCTGCACAAAAAGACAAGAATGACCTTTTTGAAAGCCTTCAGTTTTCTGTTAACAGATTGACTGCTACCGAGACTTCAGAAAGAAACCCTGTAGTATCGCCGGATGGGAAAAAAGTAGCATTTAACCGTGGGCGCGGACAGCTAATTGTCTCAGAAGTATCAGGACGATCCGATCTGGGCGAAGAAACAACGCTTCTTGATACCGGCTGGGCTGAAGCCAGTAGCATAGCCTGGAGCCCGGATAATAAATGGCTCGCTTATTCCCGACCTAATCTTGATTTCAACCACGAAGTATATATTCATCCTGTAGACAATTCCAGAGAACCGGTAAATGTCAGTAAGCACCCTCGACCCGACGGCTACCCGGTTTGGAGTCCCGACGGTAGTAAGCTCGCATTCCTTTCTAATAGAAATAATGGAGATGACGATGTCTGGTTTGCATGGCTTAATAAACGAGACTGGCAACGCACGGAACTTGATTGGGAAAAAAGCCAAAAACCTATAGAGGTTACCGAAGAAGAAGCTAAAAATGTAACGGTTAATATTGATTTTGATGGCCTGTATAAACGACTAAAGCAAGTTACCTCTATGCCAGGCGATGAATCCGGTGTCGCTATTTCCAAAGACGGTCAAACGTTTTATTTCGTTGGTAATGACACAGATCGTGACCTATATAAAACGAAATGGGATGCCAGCGAAACAAAGGCACTAACGGAAGGTGGACAAAGTCCTTATAGATTAAGGTTACATGACGAAAAGAATGCGCTTTACTTTATGAAATCCGGCGGATTCATGGGGCGCTATGACCTTAAAAAAGATAAGCTCGAAAACCTGCCTCACACGGCTAAGATGAAAGTTAATCACAAAAAACAACGCGATCAGATTTTTGAAGAGGCATGGAGAAACCTAAATGTAAACTTTTATGATCCTGACTTCCATGGTCAAAACTGGGGGAAAATCCATGATCATTATAAGCCATGGACCCAACAGGTATCCTCTGACCGCGATTTTGAGGATGTTATGAACATGATGCTTGGCGAACTCAACGCTAGCCATATGGGCTTTTACGGTAGCGAACGAGCTGAAACCCAAGATATTAGAACCGGCCTTTTGGGCGTAGAAGTTTCTGATGTAGCCAATGGCACACGCGTTGACCGTATAGTGCCCAACTCTCCTGCCGACCGTGAAATGAGTAAGTTGCATACTGGAGATATAATCACCAGTGTGGATGGAGAATCCGTTGCTGAAGCAAATAACTTCTATAGCCTGCTGGCCGATAAAGTGGATACCCCCACCCTGTTGCAGGTTATAAATAGTGAAGGAGAACAACGAGAAATCGTTATTGAACCTACCGGTAGTCTTAGTAATGAGCTCTATGAACAGTGGGTTGAGAAGCGAAAAGCACTTACCGAAAAGTATTCGGACGGCCAACTGGGATATATTCATGTTGAAGGCATGAACTGGCCCAGCTTCGAACGCTTTGAACGCGAACTCGTAGCTGCCGGTGAAGATAAAAAAGGCATCGTCATTGATGTTCGGTATAACGGCGGCGGCTGGACAACAGACTATCTGCTTACCGTTCTGCAGTACGAACAACATGCTTATACAATCCCACGTGGTGCAACTTCAAATCTTGAGAAAAATAAAACTAAGTTTCGTGATCACTATCCGTTCGGAGAACGTCTGCCACTTTCCAGCTGGACCGAGCATGCTATCACCCTGTCGAACCAGAACAGCTACTCTAATGCAGAGATTTTCTCCCATGCCTTTAAAAACCTAGACTTGGGAACCTTGGTAGGAGAAGCTACATTTGGAGCAGTAATTTCTACCGGCGGCGCCGGCCTGATGGGCGGTTCCTATGTACGAATACCCTTCCGCGGTTGGTATGTAAAAGCCAATAATAAAAATATGGAACTGGGTCCAGCCGTACCTGATATTGAACTGGATAATGCTCCAGACTACCGAACCAAAGAAGATGCCCAATTAAAACGTGCCGTAGATGAACTGTTGCAACAAATTGAAGATGCAAAGTAA
- a CDS encoding permease, with protein MELDLFLNQYGASAKTALGFFWKAGWAFVLGYFVSGMIQAFVPKAELTKYMGTPDLQSISLSTFFGAASSSCSFAALAAARSLVKKGAHFIAAVAFMFASTNLVIELGILILIFLGWQYLVAEIIGGLVLIAISSFLIKITYPGKWLEEAREKVEAEDDGLEEDFDWKKRIKSKEGWKLVGHKFVMDWKMAWEDILIGFTIAGFVAVLVPQSFWASLFLADAPHLPAWVISLENALVAPFVAAATFIGSMGNIPLATVLDANGVLFAGIMGFIYSDLMVPPLVHVNAKYYGWRVALYIAGVMFVSIVLTALILNGIFTAFDIIPESQKKVSDITQFKIDYTFWMNVVFALVAGWAVYQHKKYLKKHSMDMMNMEGGSWLKRLTVYLFIIINIVGVLVYLFS; from the coding sequence ATGGAATTGGATCTGTTTTTAAATCAGTATGGGGCGTCGGCTAAAACAGCACTGGGCTTTTTCTGGAAAGCAGGTTGGGCGTTTGTACTAGGATATTTTGTAAGCGGAATGATACAGGCTTTTGTGCCTAAAGCTGAGCTCACAAAATATATGGGAACGCCTGATTTGCAAAGTATTTCATTATCTACCTTTTTTGGGGCAGCATCTTCGTCCTGTTCGTTCGCAGCCCTGGCCGCAGCGCGGTCATTAGTTAAAAAGGGAGCTCATTTTATTGCTGCTGTAGCATTTATGTTTGCTTCAACCAATTTAGTAATAGAACTGGGAATATTGATTTTGATTTTTCTAGGCTGGCAATACTTGGTGGCAGAAATTATAGGCGGGCTGGTATTGATTGCTATCAGTAGCTTTCTCATTAAGATTACCTATCCCGGAAAATGGTTAGAGGAGGCACGTGAAAAGGTAGAAGCTGAAGATGATGGGTTAGAAGAGGATTTTGACTGGAAAAAAAGAATTAAAAGTAAAGAAGGGTGGAAGCTGGTGGGCCATAAGTTTGTAATGGATTGGAAAATGGCTTGGGAGGATATCCTAATTGGTTTCACTATTGCCGGCTTTGTAGCCGTATTGGTTCCTCAGTCATTTTGGGCATCCCTCTTTTTAGCTGATGCACCACACCTCCCCGCTTGGGTAATAAGTCTTGAGAATGCGTTGGTTGCTCCTTTTGTAGCAGCAGCTACTTTTATTGGGTCGATGGGGAATATCCCGTTGGCTACCGTCTTGGATGCCAATGGTGTGCTTTTTGCCGGTATCATGGGCTTTATCTACTCCGACTTGATGGTGCCCCCGTTGGTACATGTAAATGCAAAATACTACGGGTGGAGAGTAGCGCTGTATATTGCCGGTGTTATGTTTGTGAGTATTGTATTAACAGCTCTAATACTTAATGGGATATTTACGGCTTTTGATATTATTCCCGAAAGCCAGAAAAAGGTTTCAGATATTACGCAATTCAAGATTGATTATACCTTCTGGATGAATGTTGTCTTTGCCCTTGTTGCCGGGTGGGCTGTTTATCAGCATAAAAAATATCTCAAGAAACATTCTATGGATATGATGAATATGGAAGGTGGGAGCTGGTTAAAACGATTAACGGTTTACTTATTCATTATTATAAATATTGTAGGAGTTTTGGTGTATCTATTCTCGTGA